TTTCAAGAGCAGCTTTCTATGTAAGCCACTCAAACAGCATTGATCGTGGAAAAATCTGTGAGCTGCTGCTTGGAGCTAGCTTGCATGTAAGCAATGTTTCTAAGCCAAAATACCTGTCCAGGTGTCCTTCtgctctctgcctgcagctggaggCTGGAGTTCAGTGCAGTAAATCTGATGCTGCTGGATGGCCGGGCAATACAAAGCTCAGACTTGGTACAAACTCAGCCTGTGGCTCATAGTTGCTCAAAAATGTTGATGGAATAACTGTACCAGCAGCCCACATCTGTCTCGCTGGGCTGTTGTATTAATATCAGATGATGCTGTCCGCAAGCCGCTGGTCACAAACTCTCTCATGTGCCTCACTGCAGTTGTGTGTCCTGCACTTCTGCCCAACTCAGATCAggtttgtgctgctgctgttccagcAGTGCAAAATgtgggggaagaagaaaggatgAGGTGCTTCAATCTCAGATGATAGCTCACCAGTCTGCCTTGCTCTCTGGGCAGCATCGCAATACTCCTGTACCTGGCACGGAAATTCAAGACTCCTGATCACTGGTACCCGTCTGACCTGCAGCAAAGGGCCAGAGTTGATGAGTACCTGGCCTGGCAGCACACTGGCATTCGTGAGAAGGAGAGCAAGGTGTTCTTATTGAAGGTAAGAGCATCATATACTAAAAACTAAGTGCTAAGAGCTGTGAGTGCAGTGGCCCAGGAAGGACCTCCTGTGTGTGTAGGACACACATGTACAAGCCAAGTGACAGACAGGAACAAAACTAGATCTGGAACTGACTTGGCTACTCAGCCAAGCCTAACTGAAGTGTCCTGAGTACCTCATgctgcagccacagctctgcaTGCACTGCGAGCCGGAGCAGATTTGTGAGCAGCCAACACCAGACACAGCTCGCTGCCTTCTGCCCGGCTTCATGGGAAAAATAACCTCCcactggaaaacaaaatgcagttGCTTGCTGATGGTTCAGCCTTCCCTGGAAAGGAGACTCCTGTGGCTGAAATTTCAGACTTTCTAGGGAAGAGACAAGGGCAGGGAGGAAGAAGACTGACAATGTTAACAAGCCAACGCAGATTAGCAGCACCAGCTGTTCTCGGACACGGCGGGTGAGGGATCCTCAGAGGGCGGCAGTGACAGCGAACAGACTAAGTCTGGATGGAAACATGTAAAAAGcaacttttccttctccctgCCAGGTGCTTCTGCCTCTCTGCACTGGCCAGCCACTCCCTCCAGAGAAACTGCAAGGTGCTATTAAAGAGCTGAATGTTGTCCTGAAGCAGTTTGAGGAGAAGTTCTTGCAGGACAAGCCCTTCATTGCTGGCAAAGAGGTCTCCCTGGCAGATCTCGTAGCAGTGGTGGAGCTCATGCAGGTGAGCATCAACCCCAACCTGTGGGATGTGGATGCTGGGCTGGGGACAGACCAGGCGCAGTGGTGACTGCTGCACCAGCAACCTTTCATGGCAGGTCTTTGTCCTTGCACTTAACTCTTTAGCAGAGTTAAATTTTGCTCCTTTTTGAGTTCAACCATAATTGAGGTTGCCAGGGAACACCTACTTTGGTGAGAAAGCATGGACAAaagtcctcagaaaaaaaaataaattacaaactaGGCAGAGAAAGTACAGATATTTGGAAGAGATGTGCTGGTGTGCATGGACCTGCGTGTTCTGCTTTAGGCAATTAACGGGTTAGCCATGGCAGAGCTCTTTCGCTGCATGTCTCCAGGGCCAGCAGCTGCTGAGGGTGACACCACTTGCTTCCTACAAGCTAAAAACTGGAGATGAACTCTACCTAATGTGACGACTGTCTGCTGCCTTGAGCCAAACGCATACCCGTGCTTCAGTCTGCTCCCATCACTGGCCAATGTGTTGTTTGACTCACTCCTGGGTTCTCTTGCTCTCCCTGCAGCTCGTGGGCAGCCACGACATCTTCGAGGGGAGGCCCAAGTTGGCAGCGTGGCGCAAGCGGGTGGAAGAAGCGGTGGGGAAGCAGATCTTCCAGGAAGCCCATCAAAAGATCTTGAATGTCAAGAACTTGACTGCTGATCAGGTTGCACCCGAGCTGCGGGAGTATATGAAGCAAGCTCTCCTAACGTAGCTAGAATTAGGGGGTTATACCCAAGTAAAATGGATGATTTCGTGTAGGCTTTTtgcagtatttcagcatttcttctaaaaATCATACAGAAGCACCATTTCACAAAATGCACTTAAATCACAGCCTTTCCACAACTCAGAAGGGGAAAAACCTATATCTTAGACTGTAGTGAGCTGCTTTCCCCTCTTGGACACTACAGGTTTCTGAGCTGCAGCCCTATaggcttttctttcttgcttcagCATCACTAGATCTGCTTGAGGACAGAGGTGATTCGGTCCTTATCTGAACTGGGGCCAGTCAGAACTGCCCTTTCCATCCCTGGTTTGAGTTTTCCAGGTCACAGCACTATAAGAAGGGGCAACTGAGGGTATGACAGAGCAGGTTTGTCTGAAGCAAGAAAAATCATTGAAAACGGCTTTCACTTTGCAACGAGCTCAGCTGGAAGATTCTTGCTTTTTCAGCGGAGGGATGGGTTGTGACCCAGCCCTTGGTGGGGACGCTGCCAGGGCTCTGGGAGCACTTGGCCACTGCTGGCTGCTGCCTCAGCTGTGCAAGCAAAGAGACACAGCACCGCGGAGCGGGGGGCTGTACGGGTACCCACGTGAGACCTCCAGcttctgggaagaatggggttgGTCCTATTAATAAATATCCTCAGCCATACACTCATGCCATACTTTTCTCAGTTGCCTACACTGTTCTTTGTAAAGCTGCTTTTCTGGGTGAAGCTGCTGCCAACCCCACAATCTCCCTCTGCAAACTGGATCGGTGCTCTTGGCCTGTCCCTGAGCAGCTTTGTCAGCTGATGGAATCCCTTCAAGCTGGGCTTGACAAGAGCTGCCATGGCTGGGCCAGCGCTGGGGCTGTGTGATGTCCCAAACGCAGTCAATGTCCCACTGTTGTCCTGTCACATCTGATTCTCCAGTAAAATTAATTATTACACTTACCACTTGTTGTAGCTCTGTGTGGGTTTGTAATCAGGTTTTGGAAGGAAGCGGACATGGATTCTTCCTCCACACCCGTGCAGTGCCCTTCACACCCTcctgtccttgtccccctcctgcctTCCTGTCGCTGTGACCTCCCATTTCCAGGTACAAGCCATGAGGAGGGTTCCAGTTTGCAgaactgttttttcctccttgtaaAGCTCTGGTTGTTACTGGAAGTCCGTTTGTCTCTGCTGGCTGGTGACATCATCCCCAGAGCTAGCTGCTTAGTGCTGGGTGTGAGATGTCAGTCAGCTTAACGCAAGTCAAGTTATTATCATCTTCAGAAAGGTGAAAGGAGCTGCTCAAACCAGTCTCGGATGTCCTTTCAGCTGGACCTACTGGTTTTGGGGAATGAGCCAGCTGCCTCTTCTGCATTTGTTTCCTGAATAAACCTGCCCTTCAGTTGCAAAGGGCACCATGAACTGCAGCTTGCAACACATGTCCCTGCAGGCTGAGCTCAAGCAGACTCGTCCCTTTTACTTTCTGCCTTTCCAACCTGCAGGAAATCCTAAACATCAGCAGTGAAAGAACACACCCCAAAACTCTTGCAGTTTCAGTGTTGACACAGGCAGCAGATATCTTCTTACCTGATTTTAATTGTTAAGTCTGTTGAGGATGGTCTATTGCACTCCAGCCACCTAAACTGGTGACAGCAGCTTTCTTCTGGCCCCTAGTATGCTCACAGGGCTGGTGCCCGAGCAGCAACCCCTGTAGATGCTGCACTGCAGCTCTGCTGTAGCAGCTCGCCAGCAGTGCTAAGTCTAAAGAAAATGGCCTGTTTACACTGAACTGCTGACCGCTTCCTTTCTCTATAACccgcagctccccacagccccagccaggCTTCTGCGCACAGCTGGAGCAAAACGGGTCCTTTGCTGCCTCACCGACCTGCCCAGCCTCACCGCACACCCTCCCGTGAGCACGTTTGTGCTTTGTCCAACTCCCAGATTCCTGACCACCAGCTTCTCCCCTTTTTGTTGAGAGCAAACCTCCACCCACCAGCACAATAAATTCCGCACGCAGCTTCGGTTCCAGTAGAAACCATCAAAACCAAGGGCAAGCCTGAGCTATTGAACACTACACTTGACAGAACTCAAACAGATCTTGCTAGCAGAGCCCCCTCCTTGATTCTCATCTCCCTGCAAAACCTCAATATAGGGCTGCTGTGCATGCAAAACTGTTGCATGAGCCAAAGCAAATAAAGTCTCTCTTTTCTTATTTATGATACTTGCAGCACAAGAGCTCCATGTAAGAGAGTCTTGAGCCAATACTCTCTTTGTTTGAACAAGGCACAAGTTCCTTAAACGTCACCCATTGTGTGCTCTTGCAAGGACAGCTGCCTTCCAAAACGAGTTGGATCTACATCCAGAGCTCATTGTTACAAAGGGTAAACACACAGCTCGGCTACGGCCTCGCTCCCGCACAGTCATGGTGACAGGAGCAGATTTTACACTGCTTTTCCCATAGTCTCCTTCTGCTCTAAGCAGGTTCACTCACCCAGTGAAGCTGTGTGTGCCGCGACCAGTGGCATTTTGGGCCCTTCTGTGCATGCAGGACAAACCTCCCAGAGGAGCTCCTTGGATGGCAACAGAGCTGCACAACAGACAAATCTGCCTTGCTGTTTTTTTCTACTCTAAATCGTGGAGGTGAGGCATCTTGTCCTTGTACTTTGCCTTCTGCTGTCCCTCCACCTCCCCCATTTTGTTCGTTTGTGTCATTTGCCCTTGGCTGGCTCCAGCTCCCAgattgggagccccaagagctgcctgccaaaacccaaTGGATTGTGCAAGAGTTTCGTCTGCCTCGATGCAAGGTCTGTTCACTGTCCACCCCGCTGTCACCTGAGTATGGAGAGGGGTTACAGTGTGCCGTTCTGATCCAATTTCCTCAGTTCCTGACAGGGGCTACCTGGAAATGGGTCAGAGCTTGTGATTTCTAGAATAAAATGAAGCTGGCATACACAGAATGGCTGGAAGGTTTAAACAAGACACACAGGCTGAGACCTTTTCTAAATAATTAAGAAATAAACTGCAAAAACTACTGcattttttctgtgttcttcCTGTTTCCAAAAAGCGGATAAGTACAGGGAGGAAAAACAGCCCTTGAGGTGAGGGAGCTCAGTGAAAATACAGTGCTAGAAGCACTAGCCTAGAGCCAAGAATAACGCAATCAAATGCCACATGACATGACCAgattaaaaaatctttttgctTGTATGGGGTCAGCAAATTGGAGAGAAACTTAAGGAAAGAACACTCCAGGAGGCACATGAAAAGATCTTTGAAGTCCAAATAGGACCAATGAATCAATTGAACCACAAATTAAGGCACAAAGTGAACCCACACTATTGATCTTGCGACCCACTGCTGAGATCAATGAACTCTTCTCTGTGATTTCTCAGAGCAGGGACATGCAACCACTTGGACGCACAAAGACTTCACAGACCATTACCTGTGCGGAGCCCCACTTACGCTCCTCTTCCCCACTCCCTCAATATTTCAGATTTCTTTGCACAGAAGGAGTTTGACATGAACTCAGGCACCTGTCCCAATATTCTGTGAGCCTTGATCTCCAGCATGTTGGTGTTACGTGCAGGTGCTCTGGAGAGTGAACTGTATGGCAGGGAACTGAGGGCTGTACACAGCTCCTACCCCTATTCTGgccaagaaactgaaaacatcttATTGCACAGTTCTAAATCTGAATAATGACTCTGAAAATAGGTGTGTGGTGCAGCAGACTCAATATTTCATGTTGAGATGCAGCCTGTTCACCAGACACTGGCAGACTGACCAGTCTAAAAATAATCTCCATTCCTAAGGATGTCTCAGAGCAGAAGTCTTGGCAAAGTGGTAGAAAATGAAGCACCTGAACGTGTTCCAGTTTATAATTTATGCAGCTAACAAGCTCCCTGCTCAGTATCCAAACCTTTTCACCACCATTTCTAACGATCCTTCACACAAGTAATAGAGCAACTGCTCCTCCAGTTCCCTGTCCCTGAGGTTCCTGTAGCTCTTTCCAAGGATTTGTGTGTGACATACGAGCTCTCTGGCATGGCACAGATAAAAAGGTGTCAGCTGAGCTGGGGTGGGTTTGACTGGGGGTGACTTTGCTCTGAACAGTTCAGCGACTCTGTCTTCCAGAGTCCCAGAACTCCCTGTACTCAACCAGCACGTCACCTTCTCCAAACCACGCAGCTGTGAAACACTGTGTGCTCCGTGCAAGGCCTTGAATTCAGTCTGAGCTTCTTTAGCTCTTCTGTTTGTGCAGAAGTCTGAAATGACAAATACCAGGGAGAGTGGAAAGTCTCTTGGCTGTGATTATGCAGAGGTAATGCCTGCAGAGAAGTCCTCCATACCTCACTGCCATTCAGGGCATCAGCTCACAGTGCTCAGCAGAGGCTACATGACCAAAAAATTATCTTCTGAACTGAAAACCATACTGAGATCTAGTGGTGCAAGACAAACGCTGGCTTAGAGATGTCGCGCAAGGGCCCTGTTTGCAGCGTGGCACATCCCTGCAGGGATGTGTCACAAAAACACCTTGTGAGAGCCACAGTGGCTGCTGTGGGTTGGAGTGGGCTGCTGAGCCCCTGCAGTGTCAGCACAAGGTGTGGAGGGGAACGACAGCTCTGGCTTCCCCAGTGCCTAGAACCAGCCTCTCTGTACAGGTTAGTACTTTACCGTTACTGTATGTTACCGTTACTCGTGTATTACCCTCCTTTCCTGAAGCTGCCTTACAGACACAATGCCAGCACCACCGTGGCTGTCTCACCTCGTGGGACGGGGACCCTCTGGCTGTCGGGGAAGGCTCTCCGGGCTCCTCAGGCATTTTCCCGTCCTCGCCCCGCAGGAGACTTTGCCCCGGGGCTCCTCCAAGGCGTGGACCCCGCTAACCCCGCCTGCCTCTCGCACAGGGGAGGCCGGAACCCCATGCCCGTCCCGCTCCCCAtcccgctccccgcccgccgagggcgcgccccccgccccggggcggccccgcccgcGCACGGTTCGGCCCCCGCCTGCCCAtgcggggcggccccgggcggcAGAGCCGTTTCAGCCTccccgcgggccgggccgggcggcgcagGATGGGGCTGGAGCTGTACCTGGACCTGCTCTCGCAGCCCTGCCGCTCTATCTACATCTTCGCCCGGAGCAACAACATCCCCTTCGAGTTCAAGCAGGTGGAGCTCTTCAAAGGTGGGACGGGcacggccgcccgcccgccgccgagcTGCCCCGGGGGCGGTggtgggcggcggggccgggccgggccgcagcCCGTCGTGTGCCGCGGGCTCAGCGCCCCTCTCTTGGCTCTTGACAGACTCGGTG
This DNA window, taken from Patagioenas fasciata isolate bPatFas1 chromosome 17, bPatFas1.hap1, whole genome shotgun sequence, encodes the following:
- the LOC136109287 gene encoding glutathione S-transferase theta-1-like isoform X1, whose translation is MGLELYLDLLSQPCRALYIFARSNNIPFEFKQLELLKGQHKSEEFQKVNLLMQVPALRDGSFTLAESIAILLYLARKFKTPDHWYPSDLQQRARVDEYLAWQHTGIREKESKVFLLKVLLPLCTGQPLPPEKLQGAIKELNVVLKQFEEKFLQDKPFIAGKEVSLADLVAVVELMQLVGSHDIFEGRPKLAAWRKRVEEAVGKQIFQEAHQKILNVKNLTADQVAPELREYMKQALLT